The following are from one region of the Magallana gigas chromosome 4, xbMagGiga1.1, whole genome shotgun sequence genome:
- the LOC105332491 gene encoding hepatic leukemia factor — MMQDPYSMMHRDDRFYKYGGGHSRQMTTASSIQGNSSAYYSMSMPYQEPSHTLTQSDLAALSNQASSTTPSDFSAPRVPSGGNGHSPSSLMPGPSNVDHTSSSAMSSIMDLNSPIPTGDPIPNVAGHDASSQDLDSSHLSSPSSTSSGPSTPLDLANQGDNKIPPKKRPHLTPENQKDGAYWEKRQKNNESAKRSREARRMKEEQIALRVVFLEQENLQLRTEVSLLKSEIEKLRCMLYNP, encoded by the coding sequence ATGATGCAGGATCCATACTCCATGATGCATCGAGACGACCGCTTCTACAAGTATGGAGGCGGTCACTCGCGACAGATGACCACAGCGTCCTCTATCCAGGGGAATAGCTCTGCGTACTACAGCATGAGCATGCCGTATCAGGAGCCCTCCCATACACTCACACAGAGCGACCTCGCAGCCCTGTCCAATCAGGCCTCCTCGACAACCCCTTCCGATTTCTCGGCCCCGCGGGTTCCCTCTGGAGGAAATGGTCACTCCCCCTCATCTCTCATGCCCGGTCCATCTAATGTTGACCACACTTCATCCAGTGCCATGTCGTCCATTATGGACTTGAATTCTCCTATTCCCACCGGTGACCCGATCCCCAATGTTGCAGGCCATGATGCGTCGTCGCAGGATCTCGATTCATCTCATCTTTCATCTCCTTCTAGTACATCTAGTGGTCCCTCAACACCACTCGATCTAGCCAATCAGGGAGATAACAAGATTCCTCCGAAAAAGCGCCCACATTTGACCCCAGAAAATCAAAAAGATGGTGCGTACTGGGAAAAACGACAAAAAAATAACGAATCTGCCAAGCGTTCACGAGAAGCACGGCGTATGAAGGAGGAACAGATTGCTCTTCGAGTCGTATTTCTGGAACAGGAAAATCTCCAGCTTCGTACAGAGGTCTCGCTTCTAAAGAGCGAGATTGAAAAACTGAGATGCATGTTATATAACCCCTAG